The Paenibacillus sp. FSL R7-0204 genome includes a region encoding these proteins:
- a CDS encoding DUF6809 family protein: MASILESLYHGNLHPDEQVITNDPQYTILRKRVSDIIEIWKERLSAEEFDELEALLDLYGQTHGMELAASFKYGFRLGAGIMVEVLTGEEGLAGRLNSIDDIPPSFKSKQKP; the protein is encoded by the coding sequence TTGGCCAGTATCCTGGAGAGCCTGTATCACGGCAACTTGCATCCAGATGAACAAGTGATAACCAATGACCCGCAATACACTATTTTAAGAAAAAGAGTGTCTGACATCATAGAGATTTGGAAGGAACGCCTCTCGGCGGAAGAATTCGACGAGTTAGAAGCACTGTTAGACTTATACGGTCAAACTCACGGCATGGAGTTGGCAGCTAGTTTCAAGTATGGATTTCGCTTGGGAGCGGGGATTATGGTGGAGGTTTTGACCGGGGAGGAAGGGCTTGCTGGTCGGTTGAATAGTATTGATGACATACCACCGTCATTTAAAAGTAAACAGAAACCTTAA